AGGAGCTGTCGCATGCCGACGAATCGGTGCGCAAAGACGCCGCCGACCTCGTCGCGCTGCTCACGCCCGTCATCAAGGCCTTCCTGACGGACAACGCGTTCGAAGGCACGAACATGGGCATGCAGATCTACGGTGGCCACGGCTTCATCACCGAGTGGGGCATGGAGCAATATGTGCGCGACGCGCGCATCAACATGATCTACGAAGGCACGAACTCGATTCAGTCGCTCGATCTGCTGGGCCGCAAGGTGCTCGGCGACATGGGCGCGAAGCTCAAGAAATTCGGCAAGCTGGTGACGGATTTCGTCGAGGAAGAGGGCATCAAGCCGGAGATGCAGGAGTTCGTCAATCCGCTCGCGGATATCGGCGACAAGGTGCAGAAGCTGACGATGGAAATCGGCATGAAGGCGATGCAGAACCCCGACGAAGTCGGTGCCGCGGCTGTGCCGTACCTGCGCACGGTCGGCCACCTGGTGTTCTCGTACTTCTGGGCCCGCATGGCGCGCATCGCGCTCGACAACGAAGCATCAGGCGATCCGTTCTACAAGTCGAAGCTCGCCACCGCGCGCTTCTACTTCGCGAAGCTCCTGCCCGAAACGGCCTCGACGATCCGCGCCGCGCGCGCCGGCTCGAAGACGTTGATGGAAATCGACGCAGCGCTGTTCTAAACGCATCGCGAGGCGGCGCACCACAGTCATGCGCCGCCGCCACACTCACACACATACGCCGCGCGCCGCTCATCGAAGCCCGCGCGCGGTGACTCGCGACACCGCATAACGCCCCGGAGGAACGACGTGAGCAATCTGATCATTCGCAAGGTCGCCGTACTTGGCGCCGGCGTGATGGGCGCGCAGATCGCTGCGCACCTGATCAACGCGAAGGTGCCTGTGCTGCTGTTCGACCTGCCAGCCAAAGAAGGCCCGAAGAACGGCATCGCGCTGAAAGCGATCGAAAACCTGAAGAAGCTGTCGCCCGCGCCGTTCGGCGTGAAGGACGACGCGCAATACATCCAGCCCGCCAACTACGACGACGACATCGAGAAGCTCGCCGAATGCGACGTGGTGATCGAGGCGATCGCCGAGCGCATGGACTGGAAGCACGACCTGTACAAGAAGGTCTCGCCGCACATCGGCCCGAACGCGATTTTCGCGAGCAACACATCGGGCCTGTCGATCACCGAGCTGTCGAACGGTTTCTCCGACGAACTGAAGGCGCGCTTTTGCGGCGTGCACTTCTTCAATCCGCCGCGCTACATGCATCTGGTCGAGCTGATCCCGACCACGGCGACGCGCCCGGAAATCCTCGATCAACTCGAAACGTTCCTGACGAGCGTGGTCGGCAAGGGCGTGGTGCGCGCCAAGGACACGCCGAACTTCATCGCGAACCGCGTCGGCATTTTCTCGATTCTCGCGGTCATCAAGGAAGCCGAGAAGTTCGGTCTGCGCTTCGATGAAGTCGACGATCTGACGGGCAGCCGCCTGGGCCGCGCGAAGTCGGCGACGTTCCGCACGGCGGACGTGGTCGGTCTCGACACGATGGCGCACGTCATCAAGACGATGCAGGACAACCTCGCCGACGACCCCTTCTTCCCGGTCTATGAAACGCCTGCCGTGCTCGCCGGACTGGTGAAGCAGGGCGCACTCGGGCAGAAGACGGGCGCGGGCTTCTACAAGAAGGAAGGCAAGGCGATCAAGGTGCTCGACCCGAAGTCGGGCGCGTATGTCGATGGCGGCGCGAAGGCGGACGAACTGGTTGGCCGCATTCTCAAGCGCCCGCCCGCCGAGCGTCTGAAGCTGCTGCGCGAATCGCAGCATCCGCAGGCGCAGTTCCTGTGGGCGATTTTCCGCGACGTGTTCCATTACATCGGCGTGCATCTGGAGTCGATCGCCGACAACGCGCGCGACGTCGATCTCGCGATCCGCTGGGGTTTCGGCTGGAACGAAGGTCCGTTCGAGGGCTGGCAGACGGCGGGCTGGAAGCAGATCGCCGAGTGGGTGCAGGAAGACATCGCGGCAGGCAAGGCGTTGTCGAATGCGCCGCTGCCCGTGTGGGTGCTGGAAGGTGCGGTCGCCGAAAAGGGCGGCGTGCATACGAACGAAGGCTCGTGGTCGCCGGCTGAAAAGCGCTTTGTGCCGCGCTCGTCGCTGTCCGTGTACGACAGGCAGGTGTTCCGCGCGCCGCTCGCGGGCGAAACAGGCGCCGATCCGAAGACGTACGGCAAGACTGTGTTCGAGACGGATGCCGTGCGCGCATGGGTCGACGATCGCGCGGGCGAGAACGACGTGTTGATCGTGTCGTTCAAGAGCAAGCTGAACACGATCGGACCGTCGGTAATCGACGGCATCACGCAGGCTATCGACGTCGCCGAGAAGGACTACAAGGCCGTCGTGATCTGGCAACCGACGTCGCTGAAACTCGGCGCGCCGGGCGGCCCGTTCTCGGCGGGCGCGAATCTCGAAGAAGCGATGCCCGCGTTCATGATGGGCGGTGCCAAGGGCATCGAGCCGTTCGTGAAGAAGTTCCAGCAGGGCATGCTGCGCGTGAAGTATTCGAACGTGCCCGTGGTCGCGGCCGTGTCGGGCATCGCGCTGGGCGGCGGATGCGAGCTGGTACTGCACAGTGCGAAGCGGGTTGCGCATGTCGAGAGCTATATCGGTCTGGTTGAAGTGGGCGTCGGTCTCGTGCCGGCGGGCGGCGGTCTGAAGGAAGCGGCATTGCGCGCGGCCGAGGCCGCGACGCAAGTGGGCGCGACCAGTGATCTGCTCAAGTTCCTGCAGAAGTCATTCGAGAACGCGGCGATGGCGAAGGTCTCGGGCTCGGCGCTCGAAGCCCGCGCGATGGGCTATCTGAAGCCGTCGGACACGATCGTATTCAACGTCTTTGAACTGCTCGACACTGCGAAGAAGGAAGCGCGCGCGCTGGCTGCTGCAGGTTACCGTCCGCCGCTGCGCGTAACGCAGGTGCCTGTTGCGGGGCGTTCGGCGATTTCGACGATCAAGGCGTCGCTGGTGAACATGCGCGATGGCCAGTTCATCAGCGAGCACGATTACCTGATCGCGAGCCGCATCGCGGAAGCTGTGTGCGGTGGAGATGTCGAAGCGGGCAGTCTCGTCGATGAAGAATGGCTGCTGGCGCTGGAGCGTCGCGCGTTTGTCGAGTTGCTCGGCACGCAGAAGACGCAGGAACGGATCATGGGCATGCTGCAGACGGGCAAGCCGGTGCGCAACTGACGATTCGCCATAGGATCAGAGTAAGCGCTGAAGCGCTAACTCTGATCGACATGGCATGGGACCAGAGTACGGCGCCAAAGCGCCAACTCTGGTCGACTCACCAAGGGATCAGAGTAAGCGCTAAAGCGCTAACTCTGTTCGACATGGCGTGGGACCAGAGTAAGGCGCTAAAGCGCCAACTCTGGTCGACAGGAGAACCTCAAAAATGACCAAGCAACTGCAGGATGCATATATCGTCGCCGCGAGCCGCACGCCGATTGGCAAGGCGCCGCGCGGAATGTTCAGGAACACGCGCCCGGACGAACTGCTGGTGCACGCGATCCGCTCGGCCGTCGCGCAGGTGCCGGGCCTCGACACGTCACTGATCGAAGACGCGATTGTCGGCTGCGCGATTCCCGAAGCCGAACAGGGTTTGAACGTGGCACGCATGGGCGCGTTGCTCGCCGGCTTGCCGAATACGGTCGGCGGCGTGACGGTGAACCGCTTCTGCGCATCGGGCGTAACGGCGCTGGCGATAGCGGCGGATCGCATTCGCGTCGGCGAATCGGACGTGCTGATCGCGGGCGGGTGCGAATCGATGAGCATGGTGCCGATGATGGGCAACAAGCCGTCGCTGTCGCCGCATATTTTCGATCGCAATGAAGATGTGGGAATTGCTTACGGGATGGGCCTGAC
The DNA window shown above is from Paraburkholderia sp. PGU19 and carries:
- a CDS encoding 3-hydroxyacyl-CoA dehydrogenase/enoyl-CoA hydratase family protein; this translates as MSNLIIRKVAVLGAGVMGAQIAAHLINAKVPVLLFDLPAKEGPKNGIALKAIENLKKLSPAPFGVKDDAQYIQPANYDDDIEKLAECDVVIEAIAERMDWKHDLYKKVSPHIGPNAIFASNTSGLSITELSNGFSDELKARFCGVHFFNPPRYMHLVELIPTTATRPEILDQLETFLTSVVGKGVVRAKDTPNFIANRVGIFSILAVIKEAEKFGLRFDEVDDLTGSRLGRAKSATFRTADVVGLDTMAHVIKTMQDNLADDPFFPVYETPAVLAGLVKQGALGQKTGAGFYKKEGKAIKVLDPKSGAYVDGGAKADELVGRILKRPPAERLKLLRESQHPQAQFLWAIFRDVFHYIGVHLESIADNARDVDLAIRWGFGWNEGPFEGWQTAGWKQIAEWVQEDIAAGKALSNAPLPVWVLEGAVAEKGGVHTNEGSWSPAEKRFVPRSSLSVYDRQVFRAPLAGETGADPKTYGKTVFETDAVRAWVDDRAGENDVLIVSFKSKLNTIGPSVIDGITQAIDVAEKDYKAVVIWQPTSLKLGAPGGPFSAGANLEEAMPAFMMGGAKGIEPFVKKFQQGMLRVKYSNVPVVAAVSGIALGGGCELVLHSAKRVAHVESYIGLVEVGVGLVPAGGGLKEAALRAAEAATQVGATSDLLKFLQKSFENAAMAKVSGSALEARAMGYLKPSDTIVFNVFELLDTAKKEARALAAAGYRPPLRVTQVPVAGRSAISTIKASLVNMRDGQFISEHDYLIASRIAEAVCGGDVEAGSLVDEEWLLALERRAFVELLGTQKTQERIMGMLQTGKPVRN